From the Perca fluviatilis chromosome 11, GENO_Pfluv_1.0, whole genome shotgun sequence genome, the window tatgactttttattgtttttttttagacacaCTATGCTATTACTGTTTTCAACCCAGATGCTTCCATGGCACACTGACTCAGTAGTTAATGCTGCTGCCAACAGGCAACCATGAAGTAGTGACTGGAGACTCTCACCAGGTTCAATACCCAGTACAGGCTAcccctttaaacatttttttacatacgatactatgactttatcactttttgagacatactatgctatgacttttttgataaactattctgtgactttttatgacttttttcatcatacaatactatgactttttcccatactgtgacttttttggcatatgacttttttcgatatactatactatgatttttttaaacattttatactatgactttttcgacatactatattatgacttttttatcacttttttcgacatacagtatatatactatgacttttttatatactatactatgatttttaaatggctttttcaacataccatactatgactttttcaaacattctatactttgtcttttttcgacatactatactatgagtttttatcacttttttcgacatactacactaagacttttttcggcataccaCACTTTGActtttgttatcacttttttgacatactatgctatgacttttttgatcattttttcaacatacaatactatgacttttttcgacatattacacttaatgctttttttcgacatacatgctatgactttgttataaattttttcaacatacaatactatgactttttttcgacatactatagatGCCTTTTTTATACTAATGACTTTAGTCACTAAAGTCATTagtattttttcgacatactatactatgactttttttatcacttttttcgacatactttttcagcactttttttgacataccatactatgactttttaatggctttttcgacatactatgccatTACTGTTTTCAATATAAATTATTTGGTGGCACAGTTACTCAGTGACTAGCACTGCTCCaactagcaccagcaagtaGGCAATGCAGACTCTGACCTAGGTTCGATACCCAGTCCAGGCTGGCCCTTTTCGTGACgtttttttctgaataaaaTACTATGGGCCCTAtattgcactcagcgcaattgcatttgtacaccgacgcatgtatcattcctattttgcacccgacgcacagcagacttttccctcaacagacgcacgtcggtaaaatagggaatgtatttgcgctcccgggggcggttcagcgaaaataggaggcgtgttccggcgcaaacgttactttgtgctattctgcagtttcagaaaacaattccgccactgaccaggaaaaacctggtctaaagtcagtggcgctagtctaaagtcagtagcgcgttattcagatgctattttaggggcgcatgcttggccataatgtagcgtgtgcacaacgcgcatacacttctctcatctaaatggatgcagcagttcccatttttgcaaaccatacataattacaaaggaaaatattactgaaaatgcgcttcaggtgtttggataggtcaggaggcactttgcagtacagtcctcaaaaagtcgcagcattctttgtggcttgttgtgttttacacaacatttccatgaatcatggatgtgttgatgacataaatgaggaaatattagaggacttaaggagacgtgatgttgaactacggcgggatctggtccgggagtaatgcgcgatgcgctcctgatggagcgggtggacggagatggagtggggggaagaggaaggggcacaacaggtgcaggtggtgcgtttggaggcccacgctccatggctgcagcaatcctctccagacttgaggagacgcgcccgagtggctgcagcaacatcgccacccggccaagacgggcatttattactttgccgcatctcgcatcggcagctcccgctggcgtgcgccaggcaaatccgccgttataatagtaatccgccatggaacaagcgtcctgctcttaaagggaatgtgagatgacgctctgattggtttattgcacgttacgcccaaaccacacctagctacttcagaccaacccattttagatttgcgtcgggcgcaagaatcatttatcccgccggtataataacaacagcggccgagatccgcccacaaagctacttgcgttttgcgtttcatacttgcgtttcagatcgttaaaatagggccctatgactttttatgacttttttcgacatactatactatgactttttaatggcttttttttgacatactacactatgacctttttttatcacttttcaacatactttactatgacttttaatggctttttggacatactatgctattttTAACATAATGATTTTGTGGCACAGttgctcagtggttagcactgctccAACAGGCAACCAGCAAGTAGTCACTGCAGACTCTGACCCaggtttcatgttttttttccgacatacaaaactattacttttttatgactttttttgacatactatactaagactttatcattttttttgacatactatacaatgactttgttatcactttttttctacattcagacattgtttgacatactatgctatgactttttttcatcacttttcacgacttactatgctatgactgttgTCAACAATTTCGTTTAGTGGAACAGTGGCTCAGGTTTGATTCCCAGTATGGGCTGTcccttttcatgactttttttcgacatacaatactatgactttgttattacttttttcgatgtactgtactgacttttttcaacatagtatactatgacaatttttgacatactacactatgactttatcactttttttgacataacatactatgacttttttttttacataatatactatgacattttctttttaggtttttttaaaaaaaagagtttaaaaaaaggtagtgcaggaaatgacaaaaaaactctCACTTTATCCTTTTGGAGGACAATGAAATGAAGTTTTTGGCAGAAAAACATTGTTGCACTCAGGTCTATTACATTGAATTATAGTGCAGCACTACTTCATGGTCGAGGCatttcagtgttttgttttggttgtaGAAAAGCCTCTTGAAGAAATTTCCCAAGCTGTTATACTAAGAACACAAGTACACAACAGTGACTTAatgaaaacaatacttttatttaGGTTATGTATAACTTCTTATATACACAAATGAATGATTATTAAAGTTATATACTCCTGTCTGTATAAACAGACCACTAATATAGCTAGAGAGGAGGAGAATGGGATGTTGTGTAGATACaaaatatacagatatacagttaCAGAAAAATGCTATAAGTATAGCCAACATTCATGCACTAGAGCTGTTATCATTGGGCTTACAGAACATACTGCAATGAATAAGGCATACAAACTGTTGCTAAAGttacaaaaaaactaatatCTCAAAGTACTCAATTAAAGGCAAACTGTTGTTTGCTGAAGTACTTTAACTTAGTACTTCAAGATATCCTATTACCTGGATGATTGAGAATGTTCATACACAAAAGCCAAGTACAGTAACTATACAGGTGCATGGTTTACCACATTTCTCATTGTCTGTGTACAAGGTGTGTACAAGGTCAAGTGCAAAAAACTTGAAAGGAAAAGTACAAAGATAACTCTAAAAGCTAAATTGAGACAGTGAAAGGCAGGAATAAATTAGCAGATGATGAATAAATGGAAAGGAAAGAATGGAAACAAAACGAACAATTAGTGAACACGGTCAAAATATGAATACATTAGGggaaatgaataaatgcaatACTGAATGAGAAAACCATTATAAATTTGAAGACTTAATTTTGGAAAAGGCTTTCATTTTGGAAAGAGAAAGGAACTGCGGATATTACGGAAAGTTCATTGACCAGCAAATGCTCCgatgtgttttaattttgtcCTGCCATTTACTTTCTATAGAGAAAGTTTCCACACGGAGAATAGATTAATTAACAAACTCTTCATATGAAAACAAGCAAATAGCAAGATGTTGGTACGTAAGTTgtctaaaatgcccaaaactaACCGGaaacaatacataaataaataaatgcattagaACATTCAGGCGCAACTATCCattttattctatattttcataatttctttCATGAGTACAGTATGTTCCTCTGCTTAAGAGTCATCCTCAGTTTTAATGATGTGGAAAAGTGTAACATTAAACAGGACCTGGTGGCCGTTATTCCAGCCGTAGAGGGCGCGGTCCCTTGCATTGTAGTCCAACATAGACATGTGGAAGTACTGGTTATGAAAGGGAATGTCTGTATACTCGTATGTGGAGGTTTTAGTGGAGTAAGCATAGTACACCTTGGCACCGGTCAGGTGGGAGTTAGTGATGTAGAGTGTTCCACAGATTATAAAAGACTCGCCGGCGTTCCTCTTTGAGTATTCTGTGTTCCATGTGTTGAGGATCTGGAGCGTGTCCGGGTTCAGCTGGCTGATGACAATGTTCCCCGCGTTTTGGTTGGTCGCATACACAGCCCACAGGCCCAGCTCGTCAGCCATCATGTCAATGTCGGAGAAGCCTCCCCAGGTGTAAGGGTACACATTATGGAACCCCGCTGACTCTAGAGCCCTCTGGGTGACCACACGGCCCGTCTCGAAGCTGTACCTCACTATGATGTTGCTCTGCATCTTGTTGTAGTACAAAGAGCCATTGTACACCACGTGGTTGGTTCCAGCCCATTTGAAAGGCAGGTTGTAGGTTCTCGACTCAACTCCTGCCACAAAATCAGGTATGGATTTATACTCTTTTACTATCTTGTTGTTGGTGTAGCTGTCCATGTACCAgacctgaggacaaataaatacaaacaagTTCCTGTGATTAAGTGGCAAAAAACTGTGCTAGCTGTAAATGTACAAGAAATACTAACAGCTTTACTCATTCAGTCATAGATTAAATTATAATCAcctgtaaaaaaaactttttatctATATTATAATATGTCAATGAAAAAAGTATAGGAAATGGGGCTTTCACTTAAAGAGGatgacagaaaacacaagaagGGGATATAAAAAGACCCAGCGACCAGACGTGTTGGAGGCCAAACGTTTAATgattaacttttcttttttattggtaTCGATAAAGTCAAACTGTACttaactttgtaagtgtacagacagtttattaaaaagatagattataaagacagtagcgttcgtGTTTACATTCGGCCGCCATCTTAGAAACATTCATGAGCAGTCGAATCACGAACGCTGTGTTttagctatgttactggttactggttgtaCGGTGTTCGTGGTTCGACTgctctgtacacttacaaagttctcaatgcttcggtttgcaTGTAGGGACCCTTAATATGCTACTgtttaagtgtggtgctattttgagcgtTGTTAGTGGTAgaaaatagtgatttaccctctgccccgaaaactagcgttagcagctaaccaccagTTTTGCGGCAGCTTGTTAAAAGCTAGAGACGCATTCGATTAGTATAAAAACATATTCCAGAGAAGGTTCAAcacggtacacatatgttattaacgtACGGTACAGTATGATGTTGTAATTCAACAACATCTCTCCCCCACTGAACAACAGGAGGGAagcagttatatatatatatatatatataagtatgtaaattattaaaatgCCCTGTGTTACTTCAAAGCTGGCAATATACAGCAAAGAACATTAACTCGGCTCACCCTGTTGTTTTTGGGAGACGCCTGTGGGTCGGTCATCCAGGCTCCAAATCTGGTCCCTGAAGTTTTCACAGTCTGCGGCCCAGTGATCTTCATTAGCTTGCCACATGCTGAGAACACATCACACAGAGTAACACAAACTGCACATGCTCCACATGATAAAACCACAGCCAATATTATGATTACTGGAACACATTTCTAACATTAGATTGCTTCAATCTGTGGCTAATAGATGAACAAAAAAGTTATAGATGGGCTGTTTGGACTCAGCATCTGGACTCTGCCACATTTCTATGctactatagaaataaaggggATAACCAGAGAAATGCCACAGTACAACTTGTAACTAATGAAACCTTGTGTCAGAGCTGGGTGACCATTTATCCCACATGGTTTAATATTTGAAGTAGCTGCACTTGATTCATCTTGCCAGACACTTTAATTGTGCCAAATGAGAGTAGGCTATCACTTGCACAGAAGATGGGCGAGTTCCCTATTAAGTATTTAACAACTATTTTACCTAATCAATCAAAGCTTTGAGCACAATGAATGCTTAAGTAATCATCTTGAGCTCAGGCAGATTTGCAGCCACGTCCCATTAGCATTCACGTTGATAGGCTCAATCAGTGTTGATAACATGGCAGTTAACATGGAGTTAAGTTATGCAAACCTTTATCAGAGGCAAAGCTGCTCTGGAGGCAGAATTAGATAAGTTAAACATCAATGGGTGGAGCAAGGGAACTACAGCTTTTAAGTGCCAAACTGCAAATGGCAACGAAGGAACCCGAAGGATTCTAAATAAGAAAGTAGGCATATATGGCAGACTTAGCAATCGTGATTTTGTGAAAGTcgattgcatttttttttttatggagccagagtacaaagcttaatgctgcTACCACCTTTTACCTCTTTAAGGTTTTCTCTACATTATTTCTGCCTCCAGAAGCAGTTCTACTGTCCCCTGCTCTGTATTAAAGTGTTGCCAATAACATGTAACGGCTTTGTAGCCAATCTGCTGATAGCTGCAAGAAATGTGCCTATGATCCCTCTGCCATTGGATAATCTGGGGTCAGCATGCCTGAATCTGCTTTTTTCTGCAATGGACTTACTGAGTTTGCTCATGCAGTTGCGAAGCCGATTTTCCAGGTTTAGGACCCTCTGTTGCAGCTCCTCATAGTCGTAGGCTCCCATTTCCTCCTGGATGCCCATCAACACGCCCGACAGGTTCCTGATCTCCTCTTTGAACTGGGAGATGAGCTTGGCGTCTGCCTTGTATTGCTCCAGGACAGGAATCAGCGGCTGCAGGGACTCCATCTTTCCCTGTAGCTCCTAGAAAACACCAAAAATACACCACTGCAAAAATACCTCACTTAACAAATCTCTCAATCTGGAATAACAGTTCAATTAGTTTCCAATGCAGTTTCAGGGGAGTTTTATGGTACAAGGTTCAGCATCCTTAACTAAGGCAGAACATAcagtatgataaaaaaaacaatatacaaattatgatatatataatataatcatGGCATCATAGCTGAATATAAACTATGTATAAACATATTATCTCTTCCCTTCCATTCCCTTGCTTTTACTTGTGTAAGAAATTATTATTCTAAGACTCAATATCTAGAGCTGGGCAGATCAATGCCAAATATATTGGTACTGTGATAACTGCATCTTTAGTTCTTTAGTTGCATCTTTAGTTAGTGGGTAGATACTTTATAAATAGAAACAAAAGTCGCCCTGTGTTTTGCACAAAATGCAGACTCTTCTCACTGATTGattatgacaaaaaaacattattaagttaaggaaaaaacTATAACTATAATTTGGTTTTCTCACACAttaacatgaaaaagaaaaacactattTGTAATATTTGCAGGAAAGATTGTCTATATTAAAAGTTTATCATAAGAACGAAAACTTAGGGGAAGACACAGAAGCTCCAATAAGTCCCAAATCATTTTACTGATGGATGACAATAGTAATTATCTACATCGTATCTATATAGGAATTGctcctattattattattatgtaatgTCAGTGCTTAATTATATAATGTCAAATTATATGAAAATCTCTCTCTTCTGTGAAAATACAAAGTTCATCCCCATTAAAAGTATCAAAACCGGTGATACCTGTCATTATATTACTTCTTGACAGATAGAAAACTTGATGTATTGCCCATCTCTACCAATAACCAGGGGTGGATGAAGTACTCAGatattttactgaagtaaaagtagcaataccacagtgtataaataaaagtcccaCATTCAAAATCTAAATATGTATCAtcatgaaaatattaaataccAAACATAAATCTACTAATTATGCAGAATCAAATATAGTATATCACTGGATTATATTtgttgatgcattaatgtgtaagcATCCCTGATGTTGCAGCTGCTATACTGCCGGGTAGCTTAATACATCATTACACATCATCATTcattagttgatttatattttgtattaataatctaaaTAAAGATTGTGCAAAGCAACTAATGtcaaatgtattgtagtggagtaaataGTCCAATATTTGCAATGGCAAgtgttaatttatttatttgtttattaaaagtgTTAAGCAGCAtacaatggaaatactcaagtaaagcacAAAAACCTCAACATTTTACCTAATTATAGtagttgagtaaatgtacttagttacttttttttttaacctcggtttcacaggaagcagcatgtatAACATAACAGATGAGTTTATCTAAGCGAAAACTACAACTAAAGGGCAAGTATTGAACTTGATCACTGCTATAAAATGTACAATGTTCTTTGTCTACATGCTGTTTTTTAGGAGTTAAACAAATAGAAAATGGAAATGCTTCATGTAACCATCAGGATCATGTCACTCTCACTGATGAAAGAGTTTTAAGAATCCACGCTGGATGCTTCTTCACAGCCTGTCCAGCTTTTAAAAGTCCATTTTGTTCTTTGTCGGGAAGTGGTAGACCTGTATTGATCTAGTCAGGAATAAAAGTTTATCTATTCAGATGCCGCTCAGGTATCTTTAGAGGAGATCCTTTCACTGCCTCTCCTCTGATGTTGCTCACAAAGTTTAACATCAAACAAAAATATACCTGAAAGTTTTTGTTGACGAGCGTCTTCCTGTCCGATTCGATCTGTCGAAACTTTGACCGCAGTCCTTTGATCTGGCTCTCCATCCTCATGATATACTGAAAGTCCCTCTGCGTCCGCAGGTTCAGCACCTCGATTGACTGCGACATGTTCTGCACCTTTTGAAAAGAATCAAACAGCGCAGCATTGATTTTTCCGTCCACTGCGAGATTAAAATGTCCTCCATGTTCAGCCGTTCAGTAGCCTGCCATGCTCTAACTTCCCAAGGAACAAATCAACATTTTGACCTCCAACATAATTGTCTTTTAACCATCCATGTGTGAGCTGAATAGAACTGTTACGTGGCCTCTTTCTTGCTGTTTTCTctcagtttttaaatatatattcaactTTATCAGCTCTAATTGAAAACAGATTTCCTGTTTTGTAAATGTCAAGAATAAACTATTAAATCTGCGAGGTTTGATGACACATTTCAGAGTAGATATTTGACACAGAAACATTACAGTGTCTCTCTCTGGTTTAACAAAAGCTCACTAGTTTTATGGGGCATGTGAGCAAAAAGAAATGTGgtcctttctctcttctctttttggcTCTAATTGTAACCAGCCAACATTATTGGAGCACATCACCGGCAAAGTGGCACAACATTCATACATTGTGTTCTGCATACTTTTCTGGCTCTGGTAGAGGAATTCTGAAATGGCCTCACTGAAGCCCTGAGGCAGCTAAGTACATTAGTG encodes:
- the LOC120569119 gene encoding noelin-3-like gives rise to the protein MWSLSVVLNPLLFLLLFGYCPSVTIRPKEGWQVYSSAQDADGRCICTVVAPEQNLCSRDAKGRQLRQLLEKVQNMSQSIEVLNLRTQRDFQYIMRMESQIKGLRSKFRQIESDRKTLVNKNFQELQGKMESLQPLIPVLEQYKADAKLISQFKEEIRNLSGVLMGIQEEMGAYDYEELQQRVLNLENRLRNCMSKLTCGKLMKITGPQTVKTSGTRFGAWMTDPQASPKNNRVWYMDSYTNNKIVKEYKSIPDFVAGVESRTYNLPFKWAGTNHVVYNGSLYYNKMQSNIIVRYSFETGRVVTQRALESAGFHNVYPYTWGGFSDIDMMADELGLWAVYATNQNAGNIVISQLNPDTLQILNTWNTEYSKRNAGESFIICGTLYITNSHLTGAKVYYAYSTKTSTYEYTDIPFHNQYFHMSMLDYNARDRALYGWNNGHQVLFNVTLFHIIKTEDDS